The Streptomyces sp. NBC_01463 DNA window GCCCGCTGGGCGCGGGTGCGCACCTCGCTCCAGGCGTCCGCGCCCCAGTCCAGTTCCGCACCGATCTCCAGGGGCTGCGCCAGCGAGACCGCCCCGGGCGGGACATCGGCCACGTCCCCCTCGTGACCCGTGTCACCTGGGGGCAGCTCGAATCCTCCCGAGCTCACCCGCGCACCGCCTTCCACTCCCCCACCAACGATCAAGGAAGGGTACTCCGGGAGCGGGAGCCGGTGCAGCCGGATGCACAGGCTGCTTTCCCAACTCCCCTATGGGACAGGCTCGTTCCCTGCGGCGAGATCTGCCGGAGTGAGCGGATTCATAGTGATTAAACACCCCACCCGAAGCCGCATACCGGACAGCCCACCGGGTGGCCCCGCCGGATTCCGGTTGCGGGCGACACGGAGGGGCCCGATGTTGACCGGACCGGGGCCCGATGTCGAGCGGACCGAGCCACGTCCTGCCCGGTCCTAGGTAAGGGCCGCTCTTTCGGGGAAGATCTGTCCCCAGGGAGCCCGCAATCCCCAGGCAACCGCATCAGAAGTGGAAGAGTCGAATCTATGCAGGTCTGGCCGGGACAGGCGTACCCCCTCGGTGCCACGTACGACGGCGCCGGGACCAACTTCGCGGTCTTCTCGGAGGCCGCCCACAGAATCGAGTTGTGCCTGCTGCACGACGACGGTTCCGAGACGGCGGTGGAGCTGAGGGAGACCGACGCCTTCGTCCGGCACGCGTATCTGCCCGGGGTGATGCCCGGTCAGCGGTACGGGTTCCGGGTGCACGGCCCGTACGAGCCGCAGCGCGGCGCCCGCTGCAACTCCGCCAAGCTGCTGCTCGACCCGTACGCGCGGGCGGTCGCCGGGCAGATCCAGTGGGGCGAGGCGGTGTACGGCTATCCGTTCGGCCGGCCCGACACGCGCAACGACCTGGACTCGGCGCCGCACACCATGAGCTCGGTGGTGGTCAACCCGTACTTCGACTGGGGCGACGACCGGCGCCCCCGTACGGACTACCACCGCACGGTGATCTACGAGGCCCATGTGAAGGGCCTGACGATGCTCCATCCGGGGCTGCCGAAGGAGCTGCGCGGCACGTATGCCGGGCTGGCGCATCCGGAGGTCATCGCGCACCTGACGGAGCTCGGTGTCACGGCGATCGAATTAATGCCGGTGCACCAGTTCGTCCAGGACCACCGGCTGGCGGACGCGGGGCTCGCCAACTACTGGGGCTACAACACCATCGGTTTCTTCGCCCCGCACAACGCCTACGCCTCCTGGGGCGACCGGGGCGAGCAGGTGCTGGAGTTCAAGCAGGCCGTGCGCGCCCTGCACCAGGCCGGCATCGAGGTGATCCTCGACGTGGTCTACAACCACACGGCGGAGGGCAACCACCTGGGCCCCACGCTCTCCTTCCGGGGGCTGGACAACGCCTCGTACTACCGGCTCGCCGACGACCAGCGCTACTACATGGACACCACGGGGACCGGGAACTCCCTGCTGATGCGCTCCCCGCACGTGCTCCAGCTGATCATGGACTCGCTGCGCTACTGGGTGACCGAGATGCACGTGGACGGCTTCCGCTTCGACCTGGCGGCCACGCTGGCCCGCCAGTTCCACGAGGTGGACCGGCTGTCGTCGTTCTTCGACCTGGTGCAGCAGGACCCGGTGGTCAGCCAGGTGAAGCTGATCGCCGAGCCGTGGGACGTGGGCGAGGGCGGCTACCAGGTGGGGAACTTCCCGCCGCTGTGGACCGAGTGGAACGGGAAGTACCGGGACACGGTGCGCGACCTGTGGCGCGGCGAGCCGCGCACGCTGGCCGAGTTCGCGGGCCGGCTGACGGGGTCGTCGGACCTGTACCAGGACGACGGCCGGCGGCCGCTCGCCTCGATCAACTTCACCACCTGCCACGACGGTTTCACCCTGCACGACCTGGTCTCGTACAACGACAAGCACAACGAGGCCAACGGCGAGGGCAACCGGGACGGCGAGAGCCACAACCGGTCCTGGAACTGCGGTGTCGAGGGCGAGACGGACCGGCCCGAGGTGCTGGAGCTGCGCGAGCGGCAGATGCGGAACTTCATCGCCACGCTGATGCTCTCGCAGGGTGTGCCGATGCTGAGTCACGGCGACGAGTTCGGCCGTACCCAGCGGGGCAACAACAACGGCTACTGCCAGGACAGCGAACTGTCCTGGGTGCACTGGCCCGACCCGGCCGGGGCGGCGGGGGACGAGGAGGGCGAGCCGGACCCCCAGGACGGCGGCGGCCTCGGCAGCAGTCTGCTGGAGTTCACCCGGGCGATGGTGTGGCTGCGCCGGGACCATCCGGTCTTCCGGCGCCGCCGGTTCTTCCACGGACGCCCGGTGGAGGGCACCCACGACGAGCTCTCGGACATCGCCTGGTTCACACCCGAGGGCGAGGAGATGACGCAGCGGGACTGGCAGGCGGCCCACGCCAAGGCCCTGACGGTCTTTCTGAACGGACACGCGATCTCGGAGCCGGGTCCGCGCGGGGAGCGGATCTCCGACGACTCGTTCCTGCTGATGTTCAACGCGAGCGCCGAGACGCTGGAATTCGCCGTACCGGTCAATCACGGGCGCCAGTGGCTGGCCGTGGTCGACACGGCCCGGCCGGACGGCGTCCTGACGGGTGCGGGGCCGAAGGTGGCGGCGGGCGATCGGGTGACGCTGGTGGGGCGGAGCATGGTGGTGCTGCAGCGGCCCGCGTAGGTGAAGACGGCCGGGGGGGGCTGGCACTCGTCCGTGGCCGGGTGACACAGGCGGCCCGGATGTGGGTACGAACGTATCCATGACGCCTTCCGCCACGTACCGGCTCCAGCTCCAGCCGGAGTTCCCGTTCTCGGCCGCCGAGGACGCCGTCCCGTACCTCGCCTCGCTCGGCGTCTCCCATCTGCACCTCTCCCCCGTGCTGGAAGCCGTGCCCGGCTCCCGGCACGGCTACGACGTCGTCGACCACAGCCGGGTCCGCGCCGAGCTGGGCGGCGAGGAGGGGCTGCGCCGGCTGGCGCGCACCGCGCGGGAGCACGGGCTCGGGCTGGTGCTGGACATCGTGCCGAACCACATGGCGGCCGATCCCCGGCACAACCACGCCCTGCGGGAGGTCCTGCGCGAGGGCCCCGGCTCCCCGTACGCCCGTTGGTTCGACATCGACTGGGCGGCGGGCGACGGCCGGGTCCTGCTGCCCGTGCTCGCCGGGCGGCTGGGCGAGGAGATCGGCCGGCTGCGGGTCGACGGGGACGTGCTGCGCTACGGGGAGCAGGAGTTCCCGCTCCGGGCCGGCACCGGCCACCTGGACCTCCCGGAGCTGCTGGACGCCCAGCACTACCGGCTGGGCTGGTGGCGGCTGGCCCGCACCGAGCTGAACTACCGGCGGTTCTTCACCATCTCGGAGCTGATCGGGGTGCGGGTGGAGGACCCCGAGGTGTTCGCGGCCTCCCACGCGAAGATCCTGGAGCTGGTGCGGGACGGGGTCGTGGACGGGCTTCGGATCGACCATCCGGACGGGCTCGCCGACCCGGCCGGCTATCTGGAGCGGCTGTCCGCGGCGAGCGGCGGGGTGTGGACGGTGGTGGAGAAGATCCTCACCGGCCCCGAGCCGCTGCCGGCCGGCTGGGCCGTGGCCGGGACGACGGGGTACGACGCGCTGCACCGGATCGACGGGCTCTTCGTCGACCCGGCGGGCGCGGCCGAACTGCTGGGCCACTACCGGGACTCCGCCTCCCCGAGCGGCGACCGCGGCGGCTACTGGGCGGCGACCGTGCGCCGGGCCGCGTACCGCGTGGTCACCCATGAGCTGGCCGCCGAGACCGAGCTGCTGACCAGGCTGGCGTCCCGGGTCTGCGCCGAGGACCCCGCGCTGCGCGACCACGCCCCCTGGGCCCTGCGCACGGCCGTGCGCGAACTGCTGGTCCGGGTGCCGGTCTACCGCCCGTACGTGACGGCGGGCAGCCCCTGCTCCGCGACGGCCGAGGCGACGCTGGACGCGGTCGCGGTCAGCGACGCCAAGGCGGCTTTCACGGTGTGGGAGGAGGCGTCGGCGGTCGACGTGGTGCGGGAGCTGGCGCTGGGGCGGCTCGGCGCGGGCGGTGACCGGGCGGCGTTCAGCGCCCGGTTCGCCCAGACCGCGTCCGCGCTGCGGGCCAAGGCGGTCGAGGACACGGCGTACTACCGGTACGTTCCGCTGATCTCGGCGAACGAGGTGGGCGGCGATCCGGGGCGGCCTGCGGTGGCCCCGGAGGAGTTCCACCTCTTCTGCGCACGGCTCGCCCGCGACTGGCCCGCCACCGGGACGGCGCTGACGACGCATGACACCAAGCGCAGCGCCGACGTCCGGGCGGGCATCGCGGTGCTGTCCGAGTGCCCCGGCCCGTGGTCGGAGCTGGTCGGGGAGCTGACGCGGGCGGCTCCGGCCGCCCCCGATCCGCAGCTCGCCTGGGAGGCGTGGCAGACCGCGCTCGGCTGTGTGGGCTTCCCGTCCGGGGAGCAGGCCGCCCGGCTGGAGCCGGCGCTGCTGAAGGCGGTGCGCGAGTCGGGCCTGTTCACGAGCTGGACCGAACCCGATCCGGTGTACGAGCGGGTGGCGACGGGCTTCGTGACCGCGGGCCCGGCCGCCGGCGCCGGTCCGGTGCGGGAGCTGCTGGACGCCTTCGCCGCGGGGCTGGCCCCGCATGTGCGGGCCAATGTGCTGGGGGCGGCGCTGGTGCAGCTGACGATGCCGGGGGTGCCGGATCTCTACCAGGGCACGGAGCGGGAGTATCTGGCGCTGGTCGACCCGGACAACCGGCGGCCGTTCGCCCCGCCCGCCGACGACGCGCCCGCCGACGCGAAGGGCGACCTCACGGTGGCGGCGCTGCGGCTGCGGCGGGAGCGGCCCGAGGTGTTCGGCGAGTCGGGTACGTACGCCCCGCTGGCCGTCTCCGGTCCGGCGGCGGCGCACTGTCTGGCCTTCTCCCGGTCCGGTGAGGCCGTCACCGCGGTGACCCGGCTGTCGTTGCGGCTGGCGGAGTCGGGCGGCTGGCGCGGTACGGAGCTGACGCTGCCGGACGACGGGGTGTGGCGCGATCTGCTGACGCCGGGCCGGAAGTTCTCCGGCGGCGCGGTGCCGGTGGCGGAGCTGTTCGCCGAGCGGCCGGTGGCCCTGCTCATCCGGGCCGGACGAGAAGGGAGCGCGGGCCCCGTGTGAGCAGGCCGGTGGCGGCCGGGCGGAAGCCGTCCGCCCAGCGGAGGGCGGGCATCGCGTCGAGCAGGGCGCGCAGGCCCTGTTCGGCCTCCAGCCGGCCGAGCGCCACGGCGGGGCAGCCCGCAGGGCCGGGCGTGTCGCGGTCCTGGTCGCGGCGGAAGGGGTCGAAGACGTCCGGTGCGGCGAAGCGTTCCGGATCGCGGCCTGCCGAGCCGATCAGGCAGGCGACGGGCGCCCGCGCCGGGAGGGTGCCGCCGCTGAGGGTGACCTCGGTGCGGGTGCGGCGCAGCACGATCTGGACGGGCGGGTCGCGGCGCAGCGACTCCGTCCAGGCGCGGCCGGCGAGCGCGGGCTCGATGCGCAGGGCGGCCATCAGGTCGGCGTCGTCCAGCAGGTTGGCGAGGAACGAGGCGAGCGCGGTCTCGCGCAGCCCGGTGTGCCGGGTGCAGGGACCGTCGGCCGCGGTGCGGGTGCCCGCGCCGGTGCCCGAACCGGCGGGCAGCCAGCGGCAGAA harbors:
- a CDS encoding cytochrome P450; the protein is MQADAPGEIPAPMSSPERRTVRSPAARRRARARAGGGPSLLAPGAAHDPYRLYRVLREEYPLSYDAPLGAWLVSRYDDVATALTDPRFAGFPHDGAPRGGPAPLGLCHGNARCLPRDRYAVETGRVPPHLAERVERTAFVLARRLAGRPQADLVEEFCRWLPAGSGTGAGTRTAADGPCTRHTGLRETALASFLANLLDDADLMAALRIEPALAGRAWTESLRRDPPVQIVLRRTRTEVTLSGGTLPARAPVACLIGSAGRDPERFAAPDVFDPFRRDQDRDTPGPAGCPAVALGRLEAEQGLRALLDAMPALRWADGFRPAATGLLTRGPRSLLVRPG
- the glgX gene encoding glycogen debranching protein GlgX, encoding MQVWPGQAYPLGATYDGAGTNFAVFSEAAHRIELCLLHDDGSETAVELRETDAFVRHAYLPGVMPGQRYGFRVHGPYEPQRGARCNSAKLLLDPYARAVAGQIQWGEAVYGYPFGRPDTRNDLDSAPHTMSSVVVNPYFDWGDDRRPRTDYHRTVIYEAHVKGLTMLHPGLPKELRGTYAGLAHPEVIAHLTELGVTAIELMPVHQFVQDHRLADAGLANYWGYNTIGFFAPHNAYASWGDRGEQVLEFKQAVRALHQAGIEVILDVVYNHTAEGNHLGPTLSFRGLDNASYYRLADDQRYYMDTTGTGNSLLMRSPHVLQLIMDSLRYWVTEMHVDGFRFDLAATLARQFHEVDRLSSFFDLVQQDPVVSQVKLIAEPWDVGEGGYQVGNFPPLWTEWNGKYRDTVRDLWRGEPRTLAEFAGRLTGSSDLYQDDGRRPLASINFTTCHDGFTLHDLVSYNDKHNEANGEGNRDGESHNRSWNCGVEGETDRPEVLELRERQMRNFIATLMLSQGVPMLSHGDEFGRTQRGNNNGYCQDSELSWVHWPDPAGAAGDEEGEPDPQDGGGLGSSLLEFTRAMVWLRRDHPVFRRRRFFHGRPVEGTHDELSDIAWFTPEGEEMTQRDWQAAHAKALTVFLNGHAISEPGPRGERISDDSFLLMFNASAETLEFAVPVNHGRQWLAVVDTARPDGVLTGAGPKVAAGDRVTLVGRSMVVLQRPA
- the treY gene encoding malto-oligosyltrehalose synthase — protein: MTPSATYRLQLQPEFPFSAAEDAVPYLASLGVSHLHLSPVLEAVPGSRHGYDVVDHSRVRAELGGEEGLRRLARTAREHGLGLVLDIVPNHMAADPRHNHALREVLREGPGSPYARWFDIDWAAGDGRVLLPVLAGRLGEEIGRLRVDGDVLRYGEQEFPLRAGTGHLDLPELLDAQHYRLGWWRLARTELNYRRFFTISELIGVRVEDPEVFAASHAKILELVRDGVVDGLRIDHPDGLADPAGYLERLSAASGGVWTVVEKILTGPEPLPAGWAVAGTTGYDALHRIDGLFVDPAGAAELLGHYRDSASPSGDRGGYWAATVRRAAYRVVTHELAAETELLTRLASRVCAEDPALRDHAPWALRTAVRELLVRVPVYRPYVTAGSPCSATAEATLDAVAVSDAKAAFTVWEEASAVDVVRELALGRLGAGGDRAAFSARFAQTASALRAKAVEDTAYYRYVPLISANEVGGDPGRPAVAPEEFHLFCARLARDWPATGTALTTHDTKRSADVRAGIAVLSECPGPWSELVGELTRAAPAAPDPQLAWEAWQTALGCVGFPSGEQAARLEPALLKAVRESGLFTSWTEPDPVYERVATGFVTAGPAAGAGPVRELLDAFAAGLAPHVRANVLGAALVQLTMPGVPDLYQGTEREYLALVDPDNRRPFAPPADDAPADAKGDLTVAALRLRRERPEVFGESGTYAPLAVSGPAAAHCLAFSRSGEAVTAVTRLSLRLAESGGWRGTELTLPDDGVWRDLLTPGRKFSGGAVPVAELFAERPVALLIRAGREGSAGPV